A single window of Anopheles moucheti chromosome 2, idAnoMoucSN_F20_07, whole genome shotgun sequence DNA harbors:
- the LOC128297984 gene encoding 50S ribosomal protein L27 has product MCGRMHSQLFTRLNQGLNPFLTIVRNASKKTGGSSRNPPKHPRPKHRGWKVQDGHHVSAGTILVTQRTTRFHPGLNVGFGKNGTLFAMEHGKVYVSCEKIDPNWDHTWIQRCYAGREGQTIYKKFFNVVPEPQHQRFKLIDEV; this is encoded by the exons ATGTGTGGAAGGATGCATTCCCAACTGTTTACTCGGTTAAATCAAGGACTGAATCCATTTTTAA CAATCGTCAGAAATGCATCAAAGAAAACGGGCGGTAGTTCGAGGAATCCTCCCAAACATCCGCGCCCAAAACACCGTGGCTGGAAGGTGCAGGATGGCCATCACGTATCGGCTGGAACGATCTTAGTAACACAGCGCACAACTCGATTTCATCCCGGACTGAAT GTCGGTTTCGGTAAAAATGGAACGTTGTTTGCAATGGAGCATGGCAAAGTGTATGTTAGCTGTGAAAAGATTGATCCAAACTGGGATCACACGTGGATACAGCGGTGTTACGCCGGCCGGGAAGGACAAACGATTTACAAAAAGTTTTTCAACGTAGTACCCGAACCACAACATCAACGATTTAAACTGATCGACGAAGTGTAA
- the LOC128309972 gene encoding V-type proton ATPase subunit F yields MALLSAMKGKLISVIGDEDTCVGFLLGGVGEINKNRHPNFMVVDKNTAVSEIEDCFKRFIKRDDIDIILINQNYAELIRHVIDAHTAPTPAVLEIPSKDHPYDASKDSILRRAKGMFNPDDMIANRG; encoded by the exons ATGGCCCTTTTGTCGGCAATGAAAGGAAAACTGATCTCCGTAATTGGAGATGAG GACACCTGTGTCGGATTTTTGCTCGGTGGAGTTGGTGAGATCAACAAGAATCGCCATCCCAACTTTATGGTTGTTGACAAAA ATACGGCAGTTAGTGAAATCGAAGATTGCTTCAAGCGTTTCATCAAGCGCGATGATATTGATATCATTCTGATCAACCAGAACTACGCCGAGTTGATTCGTCACGTGATCGATGCGCACACTGCCCCCACACCAGCGGTGCTGGAGATTCCTTCCAAAGATCATCCGTACGATGCGAGCAAGGATTCGATTTTGCGTCGCGCTAAG GGTATGTTCAATCCGGATGATATGATTGCTAATCGCGGCTAA
- the LOC128298331 gene encoding ADP-ribosylation factor-like protein 16, whose product MSYLCLGPMSAGKTLLLTCLQKPDSVNFTSHSVPSVGTNLYTIKIPPIVIDEKDVNQKIPPPGKRKELVQVREVGGCLAPIWRDYLINHVEKLIYVVDTSNLCQISAAGVLLYSMLAEPRLQKTKFLLVLSKMDLAYRQMRNEALLMLQMEKFQKQIPQHITIIQFSAITKEGIDEVYDWLAMN is encoded by the exons ATGTCTTACCTGTGTCTAGGGCCAATGAGTGCGGGAAAAACACTGCTGCTCACCTGCTTGCAGAAGCCCGATTCCGTAAACTTTACGTCGCATTCCGTACCGAGCGTGGGAACCAACTTGTACACCATCAAGATACCACCGATCGTTATAGACGAAAAGGATGTTAATCAAAAGATTCCGCCACCGGGAAAACGTAAAGAGTTGGTGCAGGTGCGTGAGGTTGGTGGTTGTCTTGCACCGATCTGGCGTGACTATTTGATCAATCATGTGGAGAAGCTAATCTACGTGGTGGATACCTCAAACCTGTGTCAAATATCAGCCGCTG GCGTTCTTTTGTACTCGATGCTGGCCGAGCCAAGGTTACAAAAGACGAAATTTTTGCTGGTTCTTTCCAAAATGGACCTTGCATACCGGCAGATGCGTAACGAGGCGCTGCTTATGCttcaaatggaaaagtttcaaaaaCAAATCCCACAGCATATCACGATCATACAGTTCAGTGCTATTACGAAAGAAGGAATCGACGAAGTATACGATTGGTTGGCAATGAATTAA
- the LOC128309971 gene encoding DNA damage-binding protein 1 isoform X1: protein MAHNYIVTAQKPTAVTACVTGNFTSPSDLNLIVAKCSRLEIYLVTPEGLRPIKEIGINGNIAVMKLFRPAEETKDLIFILTSRYNAMILQCAVQGDDIEIITKAHGNVADRVGKPAETGILAVIDPKARVIGMRLYEGLFKIIPLDKDTNELKATSLRMEEMHVQDVEFLYGTTHPTLIVIHQDINGRHIKTHEISLKDKEFTKIAWKQDNVETEATMLIAVPMPLGGAIVIGQESIVYHDGDSYVAVAPPIIKQSTINCYARIDSKGLRYLLGNMAGNLFMMFLETEENAKGQTMVRDIKVELLGEITIPECITYLDNGVLFIGSRHGDSQLVKLNTTAGENGAYVMLMETFTNLAPIVDMCVVDLERQGQGQMITCSGSFKEGSLRIIRNGIGIQEHACIDLPGIKGMWALRVGIDDSPYDNTLILSFVGHTRVLMLSGDEVEETEIAGIVGDQQTFYCANVSHGQILQVTPCSARLISTDNKAMICEWKPPDNKRIGVVGANTTQIVCASAQDVYYVEIEHGNLVYKGQTTLNYEVACLDVSPLDENATRSEFIAVGLWTDISACVLKVPTLELLHEEKLGGEIIPRSILMAAFEGINYLLCALGDGSMYYFVLNKTTGCLSEQKKVTLGTQPTILKTFRSLSTTNVFACSDRPTVIYSSNHKLVFSNVNLKEVNHMCSLNAEAYQDSLALATRNSVIFGTIDEIQKLHIRTVPLGESPRRIAYQEASQTFGVITFRMDVQDSSGLTPARQSASTQTNNTTQSSGMGLLKPGATNTEFGQEVEVHNLLIIDQNTFEVLHAHQFMQSEYALSLMSAKLGNDPNTYFVVGTGLVNPEEPEPKIGRIIIYRYAEHELKLISDKEVKGACYSLVEFNGRVLACINSTVRLYEWTDDKDLRLECSHFNNILALYCKTKGDFILVGDLMRSITLLQYKQMEGSFEEIARDYQPNWMTAVEILDDDAFLGADNSNNLFVCLKDSAATTDEERQQMPEVAQFHLGDLVNVFRHGSLVMQNISERTTPTNGCVLFGTVSGAIGLVTQINSDFYEFLRKLQDNLTNTIKSVGKIDHSYWRSFHTETKMERCEGFIDGDLVESFLDLSRDKMKEASSMLDIDGDGAKRQATVDDIIKIVEDLTRIH from the exons ATGGCTCACAATTATATTGTGACTGCCCAGAAACCAACGGCGGTTACCGCTTGCGTTACCG GAAACTTCACCTCACCGAGCGATCTTAACCTGATTGTGGCGAAATGTTCCCGGCTAGAAATTTATCTCGTCACGCCAGAAGGGCTACGGCCAATCAAAGAAATCGGTATCAATGGGAATATAGCAGTAATGAAACTTTTCCGCCCGGCG GAAGAGACAAAAGATTTAATATTCATCCTTACCAGCCGGTATAACGCGATGATATTGCAATGTGCGGTACAGGGCGATGATATCGAAATAATAACGAAAGCGCACGGGAACGTGGCGGATCGGGTTGGCAAACCTGCGGAAACGGGCATTCTGGCGGTGATCGATCCGAAAGCGCGCGTAATTGGCATGCGGTTGTACGAAGGTTTGTTCAAGATCATTCCACTGGACAAGGATACGAACGAGCTGAAGGCGACTAGCTTGCGCATGGAGGAGATGCACGTGCAGGATGTGGAGTTTCTGTACGGTACGACGCACCCGACCCTTATCGTGATCCATCAGGACATTAACGGGCGTCACATTAAAACGCATGAAATTAGCCTGAAGGATAAGGAATTTACCAAGATCGCATGGAAGCAGGACAACGTTGAAACGGAGGCGACCATGCTGATTGCGGTGCCGATGCCGCTCGGTGGTGCCATTGTCATCGGGCAGGAATCGATCGTGTATCACGATGGTGATAGTTACGTCGCGGTCGCACCACCCATCATCAAACAGAGCACGATTAATTGCTACGCACGGATCGATAGCAAAGGATTGCGTTACTTGCTGGGCAATATGGCCGGTAATCTGTTCATGATGTTTCTCGAGACGGAAGAGAACGCAAAGGGCCAAACGATGGTGCGCGACATTAAGGTGGAACTTTTGGGAGAAATAACGATCCCGGAGTGTATCACGTATCTGGACAATGGTGTACTGTTTATCGGATCGCGACACGGTGATTCGCAGCTGGTTAAGCTAAATACAACCGCGGGTGAGAACGGTGCATATGTGATGCTGATGGAAACGTTTACCAATCTGGCACCGATCGTGGACATGTGTGTGGTAGATTTGGAGCGTCAAGGCCAGGGACAAATGATTACCTGTTCCGGCAGCTTCAAGGAAGGTTCGTTGCGTATCATACGCAACGGAATCGGCATTCAAGAGCACGCCTGTATCGATCTGCCCGGCATTAAGGGTATGTGGGCGTTGCGCGTCGGCATCGACGATTCGCCGTACGACAATACGCTAATTCTGTCGTTCGTGGGACACACCCGCGTACTGATGCTGTCCGGCGATGAGGTGGAAGAAACGGAAATTGCAGGCATTGTTGGCGATCAGCAAACGTTCTACTGTGCGAACGTGTCACACGGTCAGATCCTACAGGTGACACCGTGTTCCGCGCGGCTTATTTCGACCGACAACAAGGCGATGATTTGCGAATGGAAGCCACCGGACAACAAGCGTATCGGTGTGGTGGGCGCCAACACAACACAGATTGTGTGCGCATCGGCTCAGGACGTGTACTATGTAGAAATCGAACATGGAAACCTTGTGTACAAGGGACAAACGACGCTTAATTATGAGGTCGCTTGTTTGGATGTTTCACCGCTGGACGAGAACGCAACTCGGTCGGAGTTTATAGCCGTGGGGCTGTGGACGGACATTTCGGCCTGTGTACTCAAAGTGCCGACCCTGGAGCTGCTGCACGAGGAAAAGCTTGGTGGGGAAATAATACCCCGCTCGATCCTGATGGCCGCGTTCGAAGGTATTAATTATCTGCTTTGTGCGCTCGGCGACGGTTCCATGTACTATTTCGTGCTGAACAAGACCACCGGCTGCCTGTCGGAGCAGAAGAAGGTTACGCTCGGTACACAGCCCACGATCCTAAAAACGTTCCGGTCGCTATCGACAACGAACGTGTTTGCCTGTTCGGACCGACCGACCGTCATCTACAGCTCCAACCACAAGCTGGTGTTTTCCAACGTTAACCTGAAGGAAGTGAACCACATGTGCTCGCTGAACGCGGAAGCGTACCAGGATTCGTTGGCACTGGCCACCAGAAACTCCGTCATCTTTGGTACGATCGATGAAATCCAGAAGCTGCACATAAGGACGGTGCCACTGGGAGAGTCGCCGAGACGCATCGCTTATCAGGAAGCATCGCAAACGTTCGGCGTTATAACGTTCCGCATGGATGTGCAAGATTCGAGTGGGTTAACGCCTGCGCGacagagtgcatcgacacaaACGAACAACACGACGCAATCGAGCGGGATGGGTCTGTTGAAGCCCGGTGCCACCAACACCGAGTTTGGCCAGGAGGTGGAGGTACACAATTTGCTCATCATCGATCAGAACACGTTCGAGGTGCTGCATGCGCATCAGTTTATGCAGAGCGAGTACGCACTGTCGCTCATGTCGGCCAAGCTAGGTAACGATCCGAACACTTACTTCGTGGTCGGTACGGGGCTGGTCAATCCGGAGGAACCGGAACCGAAGATCGGACGCATCATCATCTACCGGTATGCGGAACACGAGCTTAAGCTGATCAGCGACAAGGAAGTAAAGGGCGCCTGCTATTCACTGGTGGAGTTTAACGGACGTGTGCTGGCCTGCATCAACTCCACCGTGCGGCTTTACGAGTGGACAGACGATAAGGATCTACGGTTAGAGTGCAGTCATTTCAACAACATTCTCGCACTGTACTGCAAAACGAAAG GGGATTTCATACTGGTCGGTGATTTGATGCGCTCCATAACGCTGCTACAGTACAAGCAGATGGAGGGCAGCTTCGAGGAAATAGCACGCGATTATCAACCGAACTGGATGACGGCCGTCGAGATACTGGACGACGATGCATTCCTCGGTGcagacaacagcaacaatctGTTCGTTTGCCTGAAGGATAGTGCGGCCACAACGGACGAAGAGCGCCAGCAAATGCCCGAGGTGGCCCAATTCCATCTGGGCGATCTGGTGAACGTGTTCCGGCACGGTTCGCTCGTAATGCAAAACATTAGCGAACGTACCACACCGACGAACGGGTGCGTCCTGTTTGGCACGGTCAGTGGAGCGATCGGGCTCGTCACGCAAATCAATAGCGATTTCTACGAGTTCTTACGCAAGCTGCAGGACAACCTGACGAACACGATCAAATCGGTGGGCAAGATCGATCATTCGTACTGGCGCAGTTTTCACACGGAAACGAAGATGGAACGGTGTGAAGGTTTCATCGATGGAGATCTGGTCGAAAGTTTCCTCGATTTAAGCCGCGATAAGATGAAGGAAGCCTCTTCCATGCTCGACATCGACGGCGATGGTGCGAAGCGACAGGCCACGGTAGACGACATCATtaaaatcgtagaagatcttaCCAGAATACATTAG
- the LOC128309971 gene encoding DNA damage-binding protein 1 isoform X2, with protein MKLFRPAEETKDLIFILTSRYNAMILQCAVQGDDIEIITKAHGNVADRVGKPAETGILAVIDPKARVIGMRLYEGLFKIIPLDKDTNELKATSLRMEEMHVQDVEFLYGTTHPTLIVIHQDINGRHIKTHEISLKDKEFTKIAWKQDNVETEATMLIAVPMPLGGAIVIGQESIVYHDGDSYVAVAPPIIKQSTINCYARIDSKGLRYLLGNMAGNLFMMFLETEENAKGQTMVRDIKVELLGEITIPECITYLDNGVLFIGSRHGDSQLVKLNTTAGENGAYVMLMETFTNLAPIVDMCVVDLERQGQGQMITCSGSFKEGSLRIIRNGIGIQEHACIDLPGIKGMWALRVGIDDSPYDNTLILSFVGHTRVLMLSGDEVEETEIAGIVGDQQTFYCANVSHGQILQVTPCSARLISTDNKAMICEWKPPDNKRIGVVGANTTQIVCASAQDVYYVEIEHGNLVYKGQTTLNYEVACLDVSPLDENATRSEFIAVGLWTDISACVLKVPTLELLHEEKLGGEIIPRSILMAAFEGINYLLCALGDGSMYYFVLNKTTGCLSEQKKVTLGTQPTILKTFRSLSTTNVFACSDRPTVIYSSNHKLVFSNVNLKEVNHMCSLNAEAYQDSLALATRNSVIFGTIDEIQKLHIRTVPLGESPRRIAYQEASQTFGVITFRMDVQDSSGLTPARQSASTQTNNTTQSSGMGLLKPGATNTEFGQEVEVHNLLIIDQNTFEVLHAHQFMQSEYALSLMSAKLGNDPNTYFVVGTGLVNPEEPEPKIGRIIIYRYAEHELKLISDKEVKGACYSLVEFNGRVLACINSTVRLYEWTDDKDLRLECSHFNNILALYCKTKGDFILVGDLMRSITLLQYKQMEGSFEEIARDYQPNWMTAVEILDDDAFLGADNSNNLFVCLKDSAATTDEERQQMPEVAQFHLGDLVNVFRHGSLVMQNISERTTPTNGCVLFGTVSGAIGLVTQINSDFYEFLRKLQDNLTNTIKSVGKIDHSYWRSFHTETKMERCEGFIDGDLVESFLDLSRDKMKEASSMLDIDGDGAKRQATVDDIIKIVEDLTRIH; from the exons ATGAAACTTTTCCGCCCGGCG GAAGAGACAAAAGATTTAATATTCATCCTTACCAGCCGGTATAACGCGATGATATTGCAATGTGCGGTACAGGGCGATGATATCGAAATAATAACGAAAGCGCACGGGAACGTGGCGGATCGGGTTGGCAAACCTGCGGAAACGGGCATTCTGGCGGTGATCGATCCGAAAGCGCGCGTAATTGGCATGCGGTTGTACGAAGGTTTGTTCAAGATCATTCCACTGGACAAGGATACGAACGAGCTGAAGGCGACTAGCTTGCGCATGGAGGAGATGCACGTGCAGGATGTGGAGTTTCTGTACGGTACGACGCACCCGACCCTTATCGTGATCCATCAGGACATTAACGGGCGTCACATTAAAACGCATGAAATTAGCCTGAAGGATAAGGAATTTACCAAGATCGCATGGAAGCAGGACAACGTTGAAACGGAGGCGACCATGCTGATTGCGGTGCCGATGCCGCTCGGTGGTGCCATTGTCATCGGGCAGGAATCGATCGTGTATCACGATGGTGATAGTTACGTCGCGGTCGCACCACCCATCATCAAACAGAGCACGATTAATTGCTACGCACGGATCGATAGCAAAGGATTGCGTTACTTGCTGGGCAATATGGCCGGTAATCTGTTCATGATGTTTCTCGAGACGGAAGAGAACGCAAAGGGCCAAACGATGGTGCGCGACATTAAGGTGGAACTTTTGGGAGAAATAACGATCCCGGAGTGTATCACGTATCTGGACAATGGTGTACTGTTTATCGGATCGCGACACGGTGATTCGCAGCTGGTTAAGCTAAATACAACCGCGGGTGAGAACGGTGCATATGTGATGCTGATGGAAACGTTTACCAATCTGGCACCGATCGTGGACATGTGTGTGGTAGATTTGGAGCGTCAAGGCCAGGGACAAATGATTACCTGTTCCGGCAGCTTCAAGGAAGGTTCGTTGCGTATCATACGCAACGGAATCGGCATTCAAGAGCACGCCTGTATCGATCTGCCCGGCATTAAGGGTATGTGGGCGTTGCGCGTCGGCATCGACGATTCGCCGTACGACAATACGCTAATTCTGTCGTTCGTGGGACACACCCGCGTACTGATGCTGTCCGGCGATGAGGTGGAAGAAACGGAAATTGCAGGCATTGTTGGCGATCAGCAAACGTTCTACTGTGCGAACGTGTCACACGGTCAGATCCTACAGGTGACACCGTGTTCCGCGCGGCTTATTTCGACCGACAACAAGGCGATGATTTGCGAATGGAAGCCACCGGACAACAAGCGTATCGGTGTGGTGGGCGCCAACACAACACAGATTGTGTGCGCATCGGCTCAGGACGTGTACTATGTAGAAATCGAACATGGAAACCTTGTGTACAAGGGACAAACGACGCTTAATTATGAGGTCGCTTGTTTGGATGTTTCACCGCTGGACGAGAACGCAACTCGGTCGGAGTTTATAGCCGTGGGGCTGTGGACGGACATTTCGGCCTGTGTACTCAAAGTGCCGACCCTGGAGCTGCTGCACGAGGAAAAGCTTGGTGGGGAAATAATACCCCGCTCGATCCTGATGGCCGCGTTCGAAGGTATTAATTATCTGCTTTGTGCGCTCGGCGACGGTTCCATGTACTATTTCGTGCTGAACAAGACCACCGGCTGCCTGTCGGAGCAGAAGAAGGTTACGCTCGGTACACAGCCCACGATCCTAAAAACGTTCCGGTCGCTATCGACAACGAACGTGTTTGCCTGTTCGGACCGACCGACCGTCATCTACAGCTCCAACCACAAGCTGGTGTTTTCCAACGTTAACCTGAAGGAAGTGAACCACATGTGCTCGCTGAACGCGGAAGCGTACCAGGATTCGTTGGCACTGGCCACCAGAAACTCCGTCATCTTTGGTACGATCGATGAAATCCAGAAGCTGCACATAAGGACGGTGCCACTGGGAGAGTCGCCGAGACGCATCGCTTATCAGGAAGCATCGCAAACGTTCGGCGTTATAACGTTCCGCATGGATGTGCAAGATTCGAGTGGGTTAACGCCTGCGCGacagagtgcatcgacacaaACGAACAACACGACGCAATCGAGCGGGATGGGTCTGTTGAAGCCCGGTGCCACCAACACCGAGTTTGGCCAGGAGGTGGAGGTACACAATTTGCTCATCATCGATCAGAACACGTTCGAGGTGCTGCATGCGCATCAGTTTATGCAGAGCGAGTACGCACTGTCGCTCATGTCGGCCAAGCTAGGTAACGATCCGAACACTTACTTCGTGGTCGGTACGGGGCTGGTCAATCCGGAGGAACCGGAACCGAAGATCGGACGCATCATCATCTACCGGTATGCGGAACACGAGCTTAAGCTGATCAGCGACAAGGAAGTAAAGGGCGCCTGCTATTCACTGGTGGAGTTTAACGGACGTGTGCTGGCCTGCATCAACTCCACCGTGCGGCTTTACGAGTGGACAGACGATAAGGATCTACGGTTAGAGTGCAGTCATTTCAACAACATTCTCGCACTGTACTGCAAAACGAAAG GGGATTTCATACTGGTCGGTGATTTGATGCGCTCCATAACGCTGCTACAGTACAAGCAGATGGAGGGCAGCTTCGAGGAAATAGCACGCGATTATCAACCGAACTGGATGACGGCCGTCGAGATACTGGACGACGATGCATTCCTCGGTGcagacaacagcaacaatctGTTCGTTTGCCTGAAGGATAGTGCGGCCACAACGGACGAAGAGCGCCAGCAAATGCCCGAGGTGGCCCAATTCCATCTGGGCGATCTGGTGAACGTGTTCCGGCACGGTTCGCTCGTAATGCAAAACATTAGCGAACGTACCACACCGACGAACGGGTGCGTCCTGTTTGGCACGGTCAGTGGAGCGATCGGGCTCGTCACGCAAATCAATAGCGATTTCTACGAGTTCTTACGCAAGCTGCAGGACAACCTGACGAACACGATCAAATCGGTGGGCAAGATCGATCATTCGTACTGGCGCAGTTTTCACACGGAAACGAAGATGGAACGGTGTGAAGGTTTCATCGATGGAGATCTGGTCGAAAGTTTCCTCGATTTAAGCCGCGATAAGATGAAGGAAGCCTCTTCCATGCTCGACATCGACGGCGATGGTGCGAAGCGACAGGCCACGGTAGACGACATCATtaaaatcgtagaagatcttaCCAGAATACATTAG